From Micromonospora sp. NBC_01699, a single genomic window includes:
- a CDS encoding MarR family winged helix-turn-helix transcriptional regulator: MTQTASRPASSSPAAYFAQLVETRPDIALCRTTTTVTKGSERHYADQPVNVAGHLVLGMLAVTGPCSQQELSEGLRIDRSVMVGCVDGLERAGLVSRERNATDRRAYDVTITATGRKVLAEADGALPGLLDGVFGALSPAERRQLAHLLRKALGLG; this comes from the coding sequence GTGACCCAGACGGCATCTCGCCCGGCGTCCTCCTCGCCGGCGGCGTACTTCGCCCAGCTCGTCGAGACCCGTCCGGACATCGCGCTGTGCCGCACCACCACCACGGTGACCAAGGGCTCCGAGCGGCACTACGCGGACCAGCCGGTGAACGTCGCCGGCCACCTGGTGCTCGGCATGCTGGCCGTGACCGGGCCCTGCTCGCAGCAGGAGTTGAGCGAGGGGCTGCGCATCGACCGCAGTGTGATGGTGGGCTGCGTCGACGGGCTGGAGCGGGCCGGGCTGGTGAGCCGCGAGCGCAACGCGACCGACCGTCGGGCGTACGACGTGACCATCACCGCGACCGGTCGGAAGGTGCTGGCGGAGGCCGATGGCGCCCTGCCCGGGCTGCTGGACGGCGTGTTCGGGGCACTCAGCCCGGCGGAGCGCCGGCAGCTCGCCCACCTGCTGCGCAAGGCTCTCGGCCTGGGCTGA